Proteins encoded together in one Telopea speciosissima isolate NSW1024214 ecotype Mountain lineage chromosome 4, Tspe_v1, whole genome shotgun sequence window:
- the LOC122658457 gene encoding auxin-responsive protein SAUR50-like, whose product MALRKSNRLPQTAVIKQILKRCSSLGRKQGYYEQGLPVDVPKGHFAVYVGEKRSRFIVPISLLTHPEFQNLLQRAEEEFGFDHDMGLTIPCEEVVFRSLTSMLNRNSEM is encoded by the coding sequence ATGGCTCTCAGGAAATCAAACAGGTTACCACAAACAGCAGTTATCAAACAGATTCTCAAGAGATGCTCAAGCTTAGGAAGGAAACAAGGCTACTACGAACAAGGCTTACCAGTGGATGTACCTAAAGGCCACTTTGCTGTCTATGttggagagaagagaagcagaTTTATTGTCCCAATCTCCTTATTAACTCATCCTGAGTTCCAAAACCTTCTTCAAAGAGCAGAAGAGGAGTTTGGCTTTGATCACGACATGGGTCTCACCATTCCCTGTGAAGAAGTTGTGTTTCGTTCTCTAACATCTATGCTCAACCGAAACTCAGAAATGTAG